A region of the Hyperolius riggenbachi isolate aHypRig1 chromosome 9, aHypRig1.pri, whole genome shotgun sequence genome:
cACCTACTTGTTCTTTTTTTCTAATTTCCTTCTGGCAGCTGCTCCCCACAGGACTACTGCCACACCTTTGCTGAGCACCCTAGCCCGATCGGTCCCCACTAGCACAGCTCTGTCATGCACCCTCGGCATTGACACAACTCCCCTCCCTCCAGTGCCGACTATGTTGGAACCAGAGGAGGTTCCCGAGGACAAATCCTATTGGTCAGTTTCATGGGCTAATGGGGAGTAGggctggtcaatgaaatgcaaataattttgatctGATGAAGCATTaaacaaattttgtatgcaaatgtatgcagcttcaaCATGAACCtaacaaatcctgctgaggtaaaatgttaTTGGTCCGTTTTACACAACCCTGCATCAGCTCAGAATGAGCTGTGTCACTTAGGCCACACAGGGACTATGGGGGGTTtacgcaggggcgcctctagccattttgtcactccagacgaGAAACTCTGCGgcgcccccccaaccccccccccctcccccccccccccccccccatggtgcccttccatgcaaataatcgtaatgcggcagcgtttcaccaggaaataatcataatgcggcagcgtttcaaccGAAAAtttgcaatgtgggcagtgtttcaccagaaaatacacggaatgtaaggctgcagaggtgagctTACGTGCTGCAGGCCAGTAAACTAACGAACAGCATTCATGACCGACTGGTCGGCCCGGCACCCTCTAaaatgggtcagaaggaggcacaaaaggggacaggagtcacagggggacagaaggaggcacacggggacagaaggaggcacagggggacagaggaaggcgcaggggacagaggtggcacatggggactgaagaggcacatggagacagaatgaggcacaaagggataatgaaggaggcacaggaggacagaaggaggcagagtgggactgaagaaggaacagggggcagaggtagcacaaggggacaaataaaggcaaaggagacatacgaaggcacagggggacagaaagaagcagagatggcacaaaggatgaaagaaggatgcacaaggcacagaggtgtcagctgcctgcaacttacgctaagtagatgcagcagaagcaagtaatagaacacccagagGGGTGTGGCTTATttttgggtggggcttaatccagcaacatggcgccccccaggaccaatggcactccaggcaatggcctgtactgcctatgcctagaggcgcccctgggtttACGTACCTGTTCTGGCATCCTCCCTGCAGGCAGGTGACTTTCCGCCTCCCTCAGAATAGTCCCTGGcgtttttttccttcaaaattgCCCCCAAGGCTCTGGCCATGGCCAACACTAGCTGGGTTGCCTCATTGGTGGCAGGCCGAGGCAACACAAGCTGGTTTCCAGAGAGCTTCAGAGCCGTGGCTGTAACTACAAGAAAAGGGTGGAGCATCACCTATGACCCAAAGACATCGGGACAGGTGagtaattaccccccccccaatccaccaTCATCAAGACTTTTACCTTAGGTACTCCATAAATGAAGCCAAGGCAGGATGTGATTGCAGCATATTCAAGTTACAGCAGAGACCCCAatatctggaactcaggcaaccagaagtctcaaccaactgGCATGCCTGATGGATAATGCGGACTTTCGTGGGAGTTTGctacctttaaaggagtcatcaaccaccccccccccacttgcccagggcttcctccagccccttgcagcagacatGTCCCACGCAACATCTCTGCTCACAGCCGCCAGCCCAAGGTCCCagccagtgcagaggccgacctcctccactgcacctgcgcaagggccactgtcaatcaagtccaagtCATCCATAGTGTACTATGGTACGTGaatttgattgacagtggcgcttgcGTAGGCACAGTAGGAGACCTCAAGGTCAGCCGCTGCCTCGGTGGGGACCCCGGGTCGGCAGCTGTGAGCAGAGATGCTGCATGGGACATGTCGACTAcaaggggctggtggaagccccgggtaagtagagcgggagggagaatttttttttggtTGACGACTCCTTTAAAATGTCCAGGTTacataaaaatccacttacctggggcttcctccagcccttggcagccgtcctgtgcactCGCCGCAGCTCCCAGTcacctccgctgcagaagccgagcTCGCCAGGTCAGCTTCTCCTGCGCTCCGTCACCAGGGCTGTACCACAGTACAGTTCTGATTACTTCAGCGCGACCACGTGAGCCCACCGTTGGAGTGAAGAAGAAGCTGACCTGGTGAGCTCGGCTTCTGCAGCAGAGTAGATCAGTAATcactggagctgtggcgagggcacaggatggctgccaggggctggaggaagccccaggtaagtggatttttatttagcCTGAATGTATCCTTCGTCTCTGGAGGCTTAGTATGTATTTGGGCAACCTGCAAGCATCAGATGATCCCCACCGCTGCCAGATACCAGGGACTCAACTGCAGAAATTTGCTTCAGGTAAGAATTCTGTACAGCAAAGTGGACAGTTCCTACCAAGCTGTCATTTTATTAGTCCATTTACAAAATTCTCCATTTCAGAATTCTTTCTAACCAGGTTATGCTCTATAAGATGCAAGTAATTCCAGTGTATGCAGCTGGAAAGTCTACTAGCTGCATTCCATCTTTTCAGTATTAGGTCACTGCATACATGCACAATCCATAACCTGCATCAACTCAGTGTATTTGCATCTCTGACTATGCACAATTTGAAACCTGACTATATAGGAAATTATAATAATGAGATAAGCATTTCAAAACTTGCTCCCTCATCAGGTTAATATTTCTGGCTTAATTAGCACTGTTTGGGCAAGTAAACAAAGTGTTAATTCTGATGATCCTCTTCAATGGTAGCAGCGCCACCCGCACGTCACTTTAGATTTCAGCACTGAAATAACGGACAGCAGTTGCCCGCTCAGATTCAAAGTTCACTCACTATAAATAAAGCAAAAACACTCACTGAATAAAAGATATTCTAAGAGCAACCAAATGTTATCCATATAAAATATCTCCAACTAGTTGCCCAGGTAACATTTTACTTGGGCAACTAATTGGAGATGCACAAATTTAGCTGTACACTACACTAGCAATccctgataaaaaaacaaaaaaaacctggagTATAGAGATAGTAACCACATACCTGGTACAAACAGAaattctgtttatttatttaacaaaataataaaaaaaaaaccacaacttggcaataaaaaaaaataaactaccaAGCTCGAATTATATTATATACAGAATAGCATAAAACCTCATGCAACGGTAAAGAAACGCAAAGTCCTGTTGTAACCGCcaactgcttacatttgtatcacCACTAAAAcgcgggagggagggggagaagcgaCAGAAGTTTTACCTTTCTAGATGGCAGGCGGGGGTGCGCGATACAAGTGTTTTTTAACGAAatcaaatatattaaaaaaaaataaatgattatGCAAATTAAGAGGTGTGGGGATGGGAAAGTCCTTTTTCGGCTACAAAAGTCTATGAAGAACgcaacgggggagggggggttagagaGGGGGCTTTTGCGGATGCTGTACAAAAAGTCCAGAGGGAGTCCACACGATGAAAGTCATGAAAGTCTACTTAGCCTTTTTAGCTTTGAGCGCTTTGGGCTTAGCCACCTTCTTCACCACCTTCTTAGGCGATCGGCTGCTGGTCGTTTTCTTGGGGCTCTTGGCGGCCGGCTTGGCGCTGGCTTTCTTTGGGGCGGGTTTGGCTTTCTTGACGCTCTTCTTGGGGCTGGCAGCCTTCTTGGCAGCGGGTTTGGCGGCTGGGGCTGCTTTCTTGGGCACGGCCAGTCCCTCCAGCTTCTTCTTGTTAAGCCTGAAGGAGCCGTTGGCCCCCACCCCCTTCACCTGCAGCAGGGTGTCATTCTGCACCAGAGCCTTCACCGAGTACTTCAGGTAGGTGCGGCCGTTCTGCTGGTCGAACCAGGACACCTTCTTGGCCTCGCTGTAGATCTTGGCCAGAGAGGAGCCGTTCCTCTCGCCCAGCTTGCGGATGGTGTCCACCACCAGCTGGCTGTACTTGCCcggctggttcttcttcttcttgccggACTTCTTGGCAGCAGCTGGGGCGGCGGCTTTAGCCTTCTTAGCGGCTGCAGCAGGAGCGACCTCGGTTTGAGCCATGATCGTAGAAGCGATAGAACTCTCAGCAGCGTGAGCTCAGATTGGAGTTCGGACTTCGGAGTAGAATGTTGATCTCGTGCAGCGCCGCCTATATTTAGAGCTGAAGT
Encoded here:
- the LOC137531582 gene encoding histone H1.10-like, whose translation is MAQTEVAPAAAAKKAKAAAPAAAKKSGKKKKNQPGKYSQLVVDTIRKLGERNGSSLAKIYSEAKKVSWFDQQNGRTYLKYSVKALVQNDTLLQVKGVGANGSFRLNKKKLEGLAVPKKAAPAAKPAAKKAASPKKSVKKAKPAPKKASAKPAAKSPKKTTSSRSPKKVVKKVAKPKALKAKKAK